Proteins encoded in a region of the Populus nigra chromosome 3, ddPopNigr1.1, whole genome shotgun sequence genome:
- the LOC133690084 gene encoding heterogeneous nuclear ribonucleoprotein Q-like isoform X1, translating into MPRSRASGASADEPDVPEKSAEHEEQVDLDGDNEGEETMEEEVEYEEVEEEEEVEEIEEEVEEEVEEEENEEASDEADSQKGSDGDEEEDEHKKHSELLALPPHGSEVYLGGIPPDASEEDLKEFCESIGEVTEIRIMKGKDSSESKGYAFVTFRTKELASKAIEELNNTEFKGKKVKCSTSQANHRLFIGNVPRNWGEEDMKKAVKKIGPGVNSVELLKDPQNPSRNRGFAFIEYYNHACAEYSRKMMSNPEFKLDDNAPTVSWADPKNAGSSAASQVKAVYVKNLPEDINQDRLRQLFEHHGKVTKVVLPPAKPGHEKSRFGFVHFAERSSAMKALKNTEKYKIDGQVLDCSLAKPQADLKSSGGPNSQKSSPHSSFPPRVGYSLVGSSYGALGAGFGAAGFAQPVIYGRGPTPAGMSMMPMLLPDGRIGYVLQQPGMQMHSPPPQPWGGRGSGAGSSSGGRRNDGGRGRSRYNPY; encoded by the exons ATGCCGAGATCAAGGGCAAGTGGTGCATCTGCTGATGAACCAGATGTGCCTGAAAAGTCTGCCGAGCATGAAGAGCAGGTTGACCTTGATGGTGACAATGAAGGCGAGGAGACAATGGAAGAAGAAGTCGAGTATGAAGAagtagaggaagaggaggaagtGGAAGAGATAGAGGAGGAGGTGGAAGAGGAGGTAGAGGAGGAAGAAAATGAAGAGGCTTCTGATGAAGCAGATTCGCAAAAGGGCTCAGATGGTGATGAGGAGGAAGATGAGCATAAAAAACATTCTGAGCTTCTTGCACTTCCTCCTCATGGGTCAGAGGTGTATCTCGGTGGCATCCCCCCTGATGCTTCTGAAGAGGATTTGAAAGAATTTTGTGAATCTATAGGAGAAGTAACGGAG ATAAGGATAATGAAGGGAAAAGACTCAAGCGAGTCAAAAGGTTATGCTTTTGTGACTTTCAGAACAAAGGAGTTGGCTTCGAAGGCCATTGAAGAGCTTAACAATACTGAATTTAAG GGTAAAAAGGTTAAGTGTTCGACATCTCAAGCAAATCATAGATTGTTTATTGGAAATGTTCCAAGAAACTGGGGAGAAGAAGATATGAAGAAGGCTGTAAAAAAGATTGGGCCAGGAGTTAATTCGGTGGAATTGCTGAAG GACCCACAGAACCCAAGCCGTAATCGTGGATTTGCTTTCATTGAGTATTATAATCATGCATGTGCAGAATACTCAAGAAAAATGATGTCAAACCCAGAATTCAAGCTAGATGATAATGCTCCAACTGTGAGCTGGGCGGATCCCAAAAATGCAGGATCTTCTGCTGCTTCTCAG GTCAAGGCAGTGTATGTCAAGAACTTACCAGAAGATATTAATCAGGATCGTCTAAGGCAGCTGTTTGAGCATCATGGAAAAGTCACAAAAGTAGTTTTGCCACCTGCAAAACCAGGACATGAAAAGAGCCGATTTGGTTTTGTGCATTTTGCAGAGAGGTCAAGTGCCATGAAGGCATTAAAGAACACtgagaaatataaaattgatg GTCAAGTTTTGGATTGTTCCCTTGCAAAGCCTCAAGCAGATCTGAAGTCTTCTGGTGGGCCAAATTCACAGAAGTCATCCCCACATTCAAGCTTCCCACCTCGTGTTGGTTACAGTTTAGTTGGGAGTTCATATGGTGCTCTTGGTGCAGGATTTGGTGCTGCTGGCTTTGCACAG CCAGTCATCTATGGTAGGGGACCGACTCCTGCTGGCATGTCAATGATGCCAATGCTTTTGCCTGATGGAAGGATTGGATATGTCCT CCAACAGCCTGGAATGCAAATGCACAGCCCTCCACCACAGCCCTGGGGTGGCAGGGGTAGTGGTGCTGGTAGCTCGAGTGGTGGGAGACGTAATGATGGTGGCCGTGGACGCAGCCGATATAACCCATACTAA
- the LOC133690084 gene encoding heterogeneous nuclear ribonucleoprotein Q-like isoform X2 — MPRSRASGASADEPDVPEKSAEHEEQVDLDGDNEGEETMEEEVEYEEVEEEEEVEEIEEEVEEEVEEEENEEASDEADSQKGSDGDEEEDEHKKHSELLALPPHGSEVYLGGIPPDASEEDLKEFCESIGEVTEIRIMKGKDSSESKGYAFVTFRTKELASKAIEELNNTEFKGKKVKCSTSQANHRLFIGNVPRNWGEEDMKKAVKKIGPGVNSVELLKDPQNPSRNRGFAFIEYYNHACAEYSRKMMSNPEFKLDDNAPTVSWADPKNAGSSAASQVKAVYVKNLPEDINQDRLRQLFEHHGKVTKVVLPPAKPGHEKSRFGFVHFAERSSAMKALKNTEKYKIDGQVLDCSLAKPQADLKSSGGPNSQKSSPHSSFPPRVGYSLVGSSYGALGAGFGAAGFAQEFVVLMSICMILYLQNFSKDAAG; from the exons ATGCCGAGATCAAGGGCAAGTGGTGCATCTGCTGATGAACCAGATGTGCCTGAAAAGTCTGCCGAGCATGAAGAGCAGGTTGACCTTGATGGTGACAATGAAGGCGAGGAGACAATGGAAGAAGAAGTCGAGTATGAAGAagtagaggaagaggaggaagtGGAAGAGATAGAGGAGGAGGTGGAAGAGGAGGTAGAGGAGGAAGAAAATGAAGAGGCTTCTGATGAAGCAGATTCGCAAAAGGGCTCAGATGGTGATGAGGAGGAAGATGAGCATAAAAAACATTCTGAGCTTCTTGCACTTCCTCCTCATGGGTCAGAGGTGTATCTCGGTGGCATCCCCCCTGATGCTTCTGAAGAGGATTTGAAAGAATTTTGTGAATCTATAGGAGAAGTAACGGAG ATAAGGATAATGAAGGGAAAAGACTCAAGCGAGTCAAAAGGTTATGCTTTTGTGACTTTCAGAACAAAGGAGTTGGCTTCGAAGGCCATTGAAGAGCTTAACAATACTGAATTTAAG GGTAAAAAGGTTAAGTGTTCGACATCTCAAGCAAATCATAGATTGTTTATTGGAAATGTTCCAAGAAACTGGGGAGAAGAAGATATGAAGAAGGCTGTAAAAAAGATTGGGCCAGGAGTTAATTCGGTGGAATTGCTGAAG GACCCACAGAACCCAAGCCGTAATCGTGGATTTGCTTTCATTGAGTATTATAATCATGCATGTGCAGAATACTCAAGAAAAATGATGTCAAACCCAGAATTCAAGCTAGATGATAATGCTCCAACTGTGAGCTGGGCGGATCCCAAAAATGCAGGATCTTCTGCTGCTTCTCAG GTCAAGGCAGTGTATGTCAAGAACTTACCAGAAGATATTAATCAGGATCGTCTAAGGCAGCTGTTTGAGCATCATGGAAAAGTCACAAAAGTAGTTTTGCCACCTGCAAAACCAGGACATGAAAAGAGCCGATTTGGTTTTGTGCATTTTGCAGAGAGGTCAAGTGCCATGAAGGCATTAAAGAACACtgagaaatataaaattgatg GTCAAGTTTTGGATTGTTCCCTTGCAAAGCCTCAAGCAGATCTGAAGTCTTCTGGTGGGCCAAATTCACAGAAGTCATCCCCACATTCAAGCTTCCCACCTCGTGTTGGTTACAGTTTAGTTGGGAGTTCATATGGTGCTCTTGGTGCAGGATTTGGTGCTGCTGGCTTTGCACAG GAATTTGTCGTGCTGATGTCAATTTGCATGATTCTATATTTGCAAAATTTCTCTAAGGATGCTGCAGGGTAG
- the LOC133688865 gene encoding replication protein A 14 kDa subunit A-like, whose protein sequence is MDTSKPAIFVNGALLPMHVRKRVRTVIQVVGADRGAVVGKSPDDLQLVVKGSPPSAPLTNFVEVIGIADSEKSIQAEIWTNFGDAFDTYNYNQLCQLANGEYQHLFL, encoded by the exons ATGGATACATCAAAACCTGCGATTTTTGTCAACGGGGCACTTTTGCCGATGCACGTTCGAAAGAGGGTCCGGACTGTGATTCAAGTTGTGGGAGCTGATCGTGGAGCAGTAGTTGGAAAATCCCCGGATGATCTCCAGCTTGTTGTAAAAGGCTCTCCGCCATCTGCTCCTCTTACAAATTTTGTTGAGGTTATTGGCATTGCTGACAGTGAAAAATCAATCCAGGCTGAGATATGGACCAACTTTGGGGATGCATTTG ATACATACAACTACAATCAGCTGTGTCAGCTTGCAAATGGGGAATATCAGCACTTATTCCTCTGA